The Flavobacterium sp. 123 genome contains a region encoding:
- a CDS encoding patatin-like phospholipase family protein: MSLFKLPVLSVLQKIFFYKKEEASWGALFLKEKTKFMLSKAYTSIWGLKNTLPATCFSFFFFLFSFCLTIQKSFSQEQKRPKIGLVLSGGGAKGFAHIGVLKVIEEAGIKIDYIGGTSMGAVIGGLYATGYNAAQIDSIFQSTNFDELLNDFIPRSSKNFYEKRNDELYALVLPFNNFKIGIPEALSKGMYNFNLLSRITRNVRHVKDFNQLPTPFLCIGTNIETGEQVLLNKGNLAQAMLASAAFPSLFSPIEIDGALLVDGGVANNYPIEEVRKLGADIIIGVDVQDDLMDRKELKNATKILVQITNLQSIAKMKNKIVETDIYINPDIKNYGVISFDKGKEIIRKGEEAAFSVYEKLLLVANKQDAYQKPKLKLVTDTLQIEKININNLNNFTEDYIVGKLRFKEDSKVSYTDLQKGINNINATQNFSAINYSFDPKQNKEDLNLTLIENPTKTYLKFGLHYDGLYKSGILVNLTHKKTLFKNDIASLDVVLGDNFRYNYDYYVDNGFNLSFGFKSQFNQFNRNVTKELSPQSISDIGVNTINVDFLDFTNQAYFQSLFAQKFLIGAGAELKLLKIKSETLANTNPIIDKSSYLSVFGYMKYDSFDNKYFPKKGWYFSSDIQSYLFSSNYTNKFKPFSIFKTEVGLAAQIVKKVTLRFQADAGMSIGQESVSFFNFVLGGYGYNTINNFKHFYGYDFLSVAANSYIKTAATLDYEFYKKNHLNFSANFANLENNLFRTVNWISIPKYSGYAVGYGLETAIGPIEIKHSWSPENPKGYTWFGVGFWF, from the coding sequence ATGAGTCTATTCAAGCTGCCCGTTTTGAGTGTTCTGCAAAAAATCTTTTTTTATAAAAAAGAAGAAGCTTCTTGGGGTGCTCTTTTTTTAAAAGAAAAAACAAAATTTATGTTGTCTAAGGCTTATACTTCTATCTGGGGCTTGAAAAATACATTGCCTGCAACTTGTTTTTCTTTTTTCTTTTTTCTTTTTTCATTCTGTCTTACTATTCAGAAATCCTTTTCGCAAGAGCAAAAAAGACCTAAAATAGGGTTGGTTCTTAGCGGCGGTGGAGCCAAGGGATTTGCACATATTGGCGTTTTGAAAGTGATAGAAGAAGCCGGAATCAAGATTGATTATATTGGAGGAACGAGTATGGGAGCTGTAATTGGTGGATTGTATGCCACAGGATATAATGCTGCTCAGATTGATTCGATTTTTCAATCCACTAATTTCGATGAATTATTAAATGATTTTATACCAAGATCATCTAAGAATTTTTATGAAAAAAGAAATGACGAATTATACGCCTTAGTTTTACCATTTAATAATTTTAAAATAGGAATCCCAGAAGCACTTTCTAAAGGGATGTATAATTTTAATTTACTAAGTAGAATTACTAGAAATGTAAGGCATGTTAAGGATTTTAATCAACTGCCAACTCCTTTTTTGTGTATTGGAACTAATATTGAAACAGGGGAACAAGTATTGCTGAATAAAGGAAATTTAGCGCAAGCTATGTTAGCTAGTGCCGCTTTTCCATCCTTGTTTTCACCTATAGAAATTGACGGAGCTTTGCTAGTTGACGGTGGAGTTGCTAATAATTATCCTATTGAAGAAGTTCGGAAACTAGGTGCGGATATTATTATAGGTGTTGATGTTCAAGATGATTTAATGGACAGGAAAGAGCTAAAAAATGCTACCAAAATATTGGTTCAAATTACCAATCTTCAGTCTATTGCAAAAATGAAAAATAAGATTGTTGAAACGGATATTTATATAAATCCGGATATTAAAAACTATGGTGTTATTTCATTTGATAAGGGAAAGGAAATTATCCGAAAAGGGGAAGAAGCCGCTTTTTCAGTATATGAAAAACTATTATTAGTAGCTAATAAACAAGATGCTTATCAGAAACCAAAACTTAAATTAGTTACGGATACTTTGCAAATTGAGAAGATAAACATAAACAATTTGAACAATTTTACCGAAGATTATATTGTTGGTAAATTACGATTTAAAGAGGATTCGAAAGTTAGTTATACGGATTTACAAAAAGGCATAAATAATATTAATGCAACACAAAACTTCAGTGCTATAAATTATTCTTTTGATCCTAAGCAGAACAAAGAAGATTTGAATTTAACATTAATAGAAAACCCAACTAAAACATATTTGAAATTTGGTTTACACTATGATGGCTTGTATAAAAGTGGTATTTTAGTTAATCTAACACACAAAAAGACTTTATTCAAAAACGACATCGCATCTTTAGATGTTGTTTTAGGAGACAATTTCAGGTATAATTATGATTATTATGTTGACAATGGTTTTAATCTGAGTTTTGGGTTTAAGTCACAGTTTAATCAATTTAACAGGAATGTAACTAAAGAACTAAGCCCGCAGAGTATATCAGATATAGGGGTTAATACTATAAATGTGGACTTTTTAGATTTTACAAATCAAGCTTATTTCCAGTCGTTATTTGCGCAAAAATTTTTGATTGGCGCAGGAGCTGAATTAAAGCTTCTTAAAATAAAGTCCGAAACACTAGCAAATACAAATCCAATAATAGACAAAAGCAGCTATTTGAGTGTTTTTGGTTATATGAAATATGATTCGTTTGACAATAAGTATTTTCCAAAGAAAGGTTGGTATTTTTCTAGTGATATTCAATCGTATCTATTCTCTTCTAATTATACCAATAAATTCAAACCATTTTCAATTTTTAAAACTGAGGTTGGGCTAGCAGCTCAAATTGTAAAAAAAGTCACACTAAGATTTCAAGCTGATGCTGGAATGTCTATTGGTCAAGAAAGTGTTTCGTTTTTTAATTTTGTGCTAGGAGGATACGGATATAATACAATAAATAATTTCAAACATTTTTATGGATATGATTTCTTGAGTGTTGCTGCTAATAGTTATATAAAGACTGCTGCAACTCTTGATTATGAGTTTTATAAGAAGAATCACTTGAATTTTTCGGCAAACTTTGCCAACTTAGAAAACAATCTTTTTAGAACGGTTAATTGGATTTCAATTCCAAAATATTCTGGATATGCGGTAGGATATGGTTTAGAAACTGCCATTGGACCAATTGAAATTAAGCATTCTTGGTCACCTGAAAATCCAAAAGGATATACATGGTTTGGGGTTGGTTTTTGGTTTTAA
- a CDS encoding peptidoglycan DD-metalloendopeptidase family protein yields the protein MKQVFALIIVLFSILSCSKTDETLDDKTSKTASKKVEFGFTYADFNVVHDTIKKGDTFGTILQKQNIGNKKVYDIIEKVKDTFDVRIMRFDKPYTLLRSRHKKNELQVFIYQPNALNYYVIDLRDTTVTAYKKTRPIKIKQRTIGGLLKGSLSETLESARVEGALASRISKIFAWSIDFFKLKKGDRFALTFTERYINDTIYDGVDSLQAAFFEYKGKIIYAFPFAQNPSSDKVEYYDEDGKTLKNFFLKTPIKFSRISSRFTSNRFHPVQHTWKAHKGTDYAAPYGTPITTTAAGVVEQTGFTTGNGNFVKVKHNSTYSTQYLHMSRILVRRGQHVIQGQVIGRVGSTGLATGPHVCYRFWKNGVQVDALKLKLPNGEPMNSSSKKRFLKQIEPLKRELDSVANL from the coding sequence TTGAAACAAGTTTTTGCACTTATAATAGTATTATTTTCGATACTATCTTGTTCTAAAACCGATGAAACATTGGATGACAAAACTTCAAAAACAGCCTCTAAAAAGGTAGAGTTTGGATTTACATATGCTGATTTTAATGTAGTTCATGACACGATTAAAAAAGGAGATACTTTTGGTACTATTCTCCAAAAGCAAAACATTGGAAATAAGAAAGTCTATGACATCATTGAAAAAGTAAAAGATACTTTTGATGTGCGAATAATGAGGTTTGATAAACCTTATACACTTCTTAGATCAAGACATAAAAAAAATGAATTACAGGTTTTTATCTATCAGCCAAACGCTTTAAATTATTATGTAATTGATTTGCGAGATACTACAGTTACTGCCTACAAAAAAACAAGACCTATTAAAATTAAACAAAGAACAATAGGAGGTTTGTTAAAAGGCTCCTTATCTGAAACCTTAGAAAGTGCTCGAGTTGAGGGCGCTTTAGCGAGTAGAATTTCTAAAATATTTGCGTGGTCTATTGACTTCTTCAAGTTAAAAAAAGGAGACCGATTTGCTTTAACTTTTACGGAACGATATATTAACGACACCATTTATGATGGAGTTGATAGTCTTCAGGCTGCTTTTTTTGAGTATAAAGGCAAGATTATTTATGCCTTTCCTTTTGCACAAAATCCTTCTTCCGATAAAGTAGAATATTATGATGAGGACGGTAAAACCCTGAAAAATTTCTTTTTGAAAACCCCTATCAAATTCAGTAGAATTTCTTCTCGATTTACGTCAAATAGATTTCATCCAGTGCAACATACTTGGAAAGCACATAAAGGAACTGATTATGCAGCACCTTACGGTACTCCTATTACCACGACAGCTGCAGGTGTAGTGGAGCAAACAGGTTTTACAACTGGAAACGGAAATTTTGTAAAAGTGAAACATAATTCAACCTATTCTACGCAATATTTACATATGTCTAGAATTTTGGTAAGACGAGGACAGCACGTTATTCAAGGGCAAGTCATAGGTCGAGTTGGTAGTACGGGCTTAGCAACAGGACCTCATGTATGTTATCGTTTTTGGAAAAATGGCGTTCAAGTAGATGCTTTAAAATTGAAATTACCTAATGGAGAACCTATGAACTCATCAAGTAAAAAACGATTTTTAAAGCAAATTGAGCCTTTAAAAAGAGAATTGGATAGTGTGGCAAATTTGTAG
- a CDS encoding DUF3108 domain-containing protein — translation MKKIALLLIFITTVSFDSQKEDAYAVGEWFKFRIHYGFVNAGYATLEVQDATINNKKVFHVIGKGYTTGMSRFFFKVEDLYESYIDKETGNPYQFVRKINEGGYTKNQEGFFNQASNKVLFKDYKHKTEKTFVIPKNTQDIMSTFYYLRNSPNIDKIKPGESIAIDMFFDEETTKFKLKFIGREDITTKFGTVSAMVFRPLVQSGRVFKEQESLTVWISDDNNKLPLRIKANLAVGSIKADLDAFKGLKNSFKVKL, via the coding sequence ATGAAAAAAATAGCACTACTTCTAATATTTATAACTACTGTAAGTTTTGATTCTCAAAAGGAAGATGCTTATGCCGTAGGGGAATGGTTTAAGTTTCGCATACATTACGGCTTTGTAAATGCGGGCTATGCCACATTAGAAGTACAAGATGCCACCATAAATAACAAAAAAGTCTTTCATGTTATTGGCAAAGGATACACCACGGGAATGTCCAGGTTTTTTTTCAAAGTAGAAGATCTTTATGAAAGTTATATTGACAAAGAAACAGGTAATCCATATCAGTTTGTCAGAAAAATAAATGAAGGCGGATATACTAAAAACCAAGAGGGCTTTTTTAATCAAGCATCAAATAAAGTTTTGTTTAAAGATTACAAACACAAAACGGAAAAAACTTTTGTGATTCCAAAAAACACACAAGACATAATGTCAACATTTTATTATTTAAGGAATTCTCCTAATATTGATAAAATAAAGCCTGGTGAGTCAATTGCTATTGATATGTTTTTTGACGAAGAAACTACAAAGTTTAAGTTAAAATTTATTGGACGTGAGGATATTACAACTAAATTTGGAACCGTTTCGGCAATGGTTTTTAGACCATTAGTTCAATCTGGACGTGTTTTTAAAGAGCAGGAAAGTTTAACTGTTTGGATTTCAGATGATAATAATAAGTTGCCTCTTCGTATTAAAGCGAATCTTGCTGTAGGTTCTATAAAAGCAGATTTAGACGCATTCAAAGGATTAAAAAATTCGTTTAAAGTAAAACTGTAA